Genomic DNA from Oligoflexia bacterium:
TCCTTCTGCGGTTAAAATATTAACAAGCTCTTGATGCGTTCTTATTGAGGGAATAAAGTAAGACTTGGTAAGAAACTTGTAATTACCTCCCACTACTTGTAGATCAAAACCCATGCTATCAAATATTTTAGGAGTAAACTCTTGTATTGCTCCACAACGCTTTGATTGCACATCTTGTTGATAACACACAGGATCATTGATCTTTATTCTGATTTCATTGTTCTTACTTGGTTTTGGAGCATAGCTACGGTGGGTTATACCATTCTGTACATAACCAACAGATGTTAAGGGTGTTAAACCTAATGGATAACGTTTTTCTCCAAAATATGTATCGCCATCAATCTTGATCATCAAAGGTTTATGATGAGTAGCATAAATACCCTGTACAGCTTTTTGCAACATGAGATAACCTTCAGATAAACGAGCTTTTTTGACATAGTTTAAATACGCAGGAGTCGCAATAGCGATAAGACTTGCGCCAATAACAAATGTGACCATCAATTCAATTAAGGTAAAGGCTCTTAATTTATTTTGATTCAATGTTTTCATAATTTGATTTACATCAAACGTTTCTTAAAATGTATATTTACTATTCACAACTACCCGTGCGTTCTTTTAAATCATAGATACACTTGATATCTGTTCCTTTGGGAAAAGTCACCGTTACGGTCATGGGTTTGATATCAAATTGTTTGTTTTCAAAACGTATTTTATGCCGTCCAGGCTTAACTTTTAAACCCACAAACGGCGATACCCCAACTTTTTTATCATCTAAATAAACTTCTGCCCAAGGTGTTGTGGCAACACTTAAATTTATTCTAGCTACGGCTTGTCTTACTGGAGCTTTACCTCCCAATTTTGGTAAAGGATTGACTTTGGGTGGAGTTACTCTGTACTGATTACTATCATCACGACTTAAAATAATTGATTTTTCAATAACCTCAAGTTCTGCCATATTGACATAGGTTTGAGCCGTTTTATACCCGTCTTTTTCAATTGTTATTTTACTATCTTTTCCAATAGCCACTTTAACTTCTAAAGGTGTTGTACCCTCAATTTTTTCTCCATCCAAATAAACAGTAGCACCTTTTGGATCCGTTGATACGATGACTGTTCCACGCGTTCCAACAGAACTGCCTTCCTCTAAAGTAACATTCAGTGACTGGGTGTCTTCTGTTGGATTGAGAACTTTAATTAAATTTTTGTAGCCCTGCTTTTTAAATAAAATAGTTACTTCTTTTTTCTCCAAAAGGGTTATTTTGGTTGGAGTTTTATCTGGCCAGCGAATATTATCAATATATATTTCTGCACCTTCTGGACTTGAGAAAACAGGCATTTCAACACTAGAAATGTTTTTGTTTTTATTTTTTTTCATCATAAAACCAGCCACAATAATTCCAGTAAAAACAAAAATCATAACTGGCAACATCAGTTTTTTTATCCATAAATAAGTTGAAGAGTACCCCAATTCTTTAGCCTTGGTGTATGTCCCCGAATGTATACTGCTAGAAGAAGCTCCTGTAATAACACTGCTTTCTAGCTGATCAACATTCATAGCACCTGAAGAAAGAGCTTCACCATCAAAGTTAGGATTGGCAACTAAGACTTTGGGCTCTGTTAATGTTTTTTCAATATTTTTTGATGCCGTCATCTGTCTTGAAATGGTTTCTTCAATATTTTCATATTGCTGCATAAATGCTCTGGTCTCTTCAATAGAATGGGCAAAATAGTTATGAACATACTTTTGTAAGTCATTGTGAGTGACTCGCATAAAGTTTTTTGCCGCTGAGTACTTGGTTAAAAATTCATTTAATGCATCACAAAACTCTTCTCCACTCTGGTAGCGCTCATTAGGATCTCTTTGTAAAGCCCTATAGACTATATTTTCTAAACTGGCAGGCAAGCCTGGCCTTAACTCACTGATGGGAGGAATATGTCCTTCTCTAACCATCTTTAATGCTTTTGGAACTGAGTCTGCTTTAAATAGGCGTCTTCCTGTTAAGAGTTCATACATGATGACTCCTAAAGAAAACAAGTCACTGCGGCCATCAATTTCCATACCGGCTCTGGTTTGTTCAGGAGACATGTAACCTGTTTTACCGCGGATAATACCCACTTGTGTATGGTGATTTTGATTGGCTGCTTTAGATATACCAAAGTCAGTAATTTTTACGTCACCCGTATAAGAAATAAGAATATTGGCTGGACTGATGTCTCTATGTACAATGCTCATGGCATTGCCATCATTATCTAGTTTTCTATGCGCATAGCCCAAGCCTTGTGCTATTTCACGCACAATAAATAAAGCAATAGGAACCGGTAACAACTCATTTTTAGCTCTTACTTTTTTAAATAATTTTTGTAAGGTTGGGCCTTCAACATATTCCATGGCAATGTAATAGGTTTCATCCACTTTACCAAACTCAATAATAGAAACAATATTGGGATGGTTCATATAAACCATAACCTTTGCTTCATCCAATAACAAAGCAACAAACTCTTCATCTCTGGCAAACTGCGGTAAAATTCGTTTAATGGCAATAGAGTACATTTTCCGATCAGCACTTTTGGCAAAACCTTTATAGATCTCAGCCATGCCGCCAGAAGCAATCATATCCACTAACATGTATTTCCCAAATTTTACTGGTTGCATTGCCTCTTAAATCCTAAGTTCAGTTTAAAACTCTTTTCATTTCTTCTATTGCTTCTATTGATCTTGGTCCTGGCCAGGTAAAATTTTCTCCATTTAAAATAGAGACTGGCATATCTATTCCCTGTTCATTAAAGTAAACTTTTAATTCTTGTCTATGTGTATCGTTAAAGCAAAAGGGTTCGGTTAGCAAAAAAATATGGTCAACCGAGTTTTTTTTAATTTCTGAAAGCTCTATATGGGGGTATCTTTCAACATGTCCAAAAGCATTACTACAATAACTTTCAATTAAGCTAGATATATATGTTTTACCGGCTGCAACCATCCAAGGTTTTTTCCAGATAAAACAGGCAATTTTGTTTTTATCTTTTTTTTGTAAAACAGTAAAATACTGCCTAACATTTTTGATATCTTGATCAGTTTTATTTTTGTTCTCAACTATTTTAGCAAGATCTTCTAAGTAATACAGCATTGATTTTATATCTTCTGGATAGGTTATCCATACCGGACAATGTCTTTTTAAATGCTCAATATCTTGTTGTCTATTCTCTTCTTTATTGGCAATAATTAAATCAGGAGAAAGTTGAATTATTTTTTCTATATCAGGATTTTTTGTTCCTTTAACATGCGGAATATCTTTCACTTTTTCTTTGGGATAAATACAAAACTGCGTTCTAGCAACTGGAGACTTACCCCACTCTATAAGTGTTTCAGTTACACTGGGTACCAAAGACACTATTTTTTTGGGTATCTCTAACAAAAGTAGGGTTTCTCCATTGTATTGCTGTAATTCAACCATTAAAACTTACGTCTATCTAAATTGTACTTTGATATTTTTTTATTTAAACCTTGCCTGGTAATTCCACATAATTTTGCAACCTGGGTTTTATTCCATTTATGCTTACGTAAATACTTTAACAACAAGTTACGTTCAAAGTCATCAACCAGCTTTTTAATAAACCCTTCTTCATTTTCATTGCTGACCAACATACTTTCTGGATGACTTTCATAAAAAAACTTTTTAGATAAATCTTTGGTTTTAATCATACTGTTGCTAGCGTTTAAAGCAACTAGACGTTCAATTTCATTGCGCATTTCTCTAACATTTCCTGGCCAGTAGTATTCTTCTAAAACTTTTAAGGCTTCACTTGATAAAGTGATTTCACTTTTTTGGGTTTTTTTCTGAAACTCTTGTAAAAAATGATTGACCAAAATGGGGATATCTTTTTGTCTATCCCTTAAAGGTGGCAATGACAGCTCTACTACAGCTAAACGATAATATAAATCTTCTCTAAACTTTCCCAACTCTATCATTTGTCTCAGATCTCTATGAGTAGCAGAAACCACTTTTACATCTACTTTACGCATTTCAGTATCCCCTACACGCATAAATGTACCTTCTTGAATCAGACGTAAAATCTTTACTTGCAAAGACAAACTCATTTCTCCAACTTCATCCAAAAAGATGGTTCCTTTATCTGCCACTTCAAACAAACCTTTTTTATCTGCTGTGGCTCCAGTGAAGGCCCCTTTTTTATAGCCAAAAAGCTCTGCTTCCAAAATAGTCTCAGTAAGCGCAGCACAGTTAATGGTTACAAACGGTTTGCCTTTTCGGGTAGAGTTTTTATGAATCAAATTGGCAATCAACTCTTTACCTGTTCCTGACTCACCATAAATAATCACAGAACTATCTGAAGAACCTATAAGCTGTATTTGCCTAATAATTTCTAAAATCATAGGATTACGCGTGATCAAACCACTATGATTGTATTGACCCGAGTCTTCTGTGGACTCATTACTTTTAACTGACTCTTCCAAAAATGAGCCAATCTCTTCACTCAACATGGTTAAAACATTACTGACCACGGCAACTTTTTCACTGGTAAAAAACGGTAAAGTTTTGACCAGTGTTTTAAACTCTTTTTGGTCTAATTTAAGATGGGATAATTGCTCATAAATTTTTGCATTGGTTAAATCATTGGGTTTACCCGGAACAATCCCTTCACACCTTAAAACACCCACAACTTCATCTTTGATACGTACAGCACAGGCCATTTGAAGAAATGCCAATGAGTCTTCTCTTACAATGGTGTCTTCTGCAAGCAAAGCCTCAGACAAAGTTTCAATACAATCATCTTTATAATTGCTCCATACATTGGCATCAGATTTTATTTTTTCCAGCAGCTTTGACTTTTCATCCAAGACAAATGTAACTTCAGCTTCAAACATCATCTTTTTTGTGCCGTAACCAAGGTATTTTTTCCTAGCATCTTTCCTGCGGTTGGCAGGAACCAAATACAAAGATTTAATTTCTAAGTTTTCTAGGGCATTGACCAACTTACGTGTAACCCGTAAATTTTCTACCCTTTGCCAATTTAAGCTCATATTCTCTAAGTTTTTTTGCTGGTCTACTGCATCATATTTAGCGTTTTCAGACATGTGAGGAACCTTTTCTATAGAAGTATTTGAATTCATATCATTTTATGGTAGCGTAACTTTTATTACATAGCAATAAAAAAGTTTACATTTTAAAAAAACATTAACAAGCTTAAACGTAAAGTAAACTTTCCAAAGAGGCTGCCTATACCATAGCTTTTTAGACTTACTTTCTTTGCCTCTGGCCTTTGCCTTCTCACAACAAAACCATAAAAACATTGCGCATTACTTAAAAAAAGCATTAGAGTGCTCAGAAAATTATGTTTGAAACGTCCCTAGATCTCATGGCGAACACAAACACTTATCTATGGCTTTGTATTATATATTTAGGTCTCATGGTGAGCGGTGTTGGCATCCCCATCCCTGAAGAAATACCTCTTTTATTTCTGTCTGTTCTTTACTATCAAGAACGCCTTTCTAGCCCCCTATGGATAGCCCTTGCGATTATAGCTATTTCGGTTGCAGACTTTGGCCTGTACAGCATTGGCAAATATTTAGGTTTTAAAATCTTTAAACATCCTTTTTTAAAACGCAACTTCAATGAAAACACCATGCATAAAGTGAGTCATTATATTCATCGCTATGGCTATAAAGTTATTATTCTAGGCAGACTGCTTTTGGGCGTGAGATCAGCTATTTTTTTAAGCTCTGGCATTTTAAGAATGCCCAGAAATAAATTTATTATGTATGACCTTATTGCTTCATTGATCAGCGTTAGCATTTTTATGCTACTTTCAACCTTATTGTTAAAAAGATTTGATGGTGAACTTGATCAAGTGCAACAGTTTATCCAACAATACCAAAGTTCACTCACTCTGGTAGCTTTAACATGCATTGGCTGTATAATTTTGCTTGCACTATTTTTTAGGTTTTTTAAAAAAAACCGTTCTTCTAGCTAAAATTAATGTTCTGGCTTAGCAGATAGACTTTTCCACCAGGGATTGAGCTTCTCATGAATGCTCATAATCACATCTCCATACCATGACACTTTGTTGTACTTTAATAATGCCTTGCGTGGATCATGATGCCAATGGTGTTTGGACAGCTTCTTAGCGGTAAATTCAATGGAGTCTGGCCAGCTCCAAAAATCAAAATTTTTTGATTTTACATATTGCATTGCCGTTGCTGGCATAAATTGACTGTAGCCAATTGCGCCCGCCCAAGACCCTTTTATCTGATAAACAAACTGCTGGTTCCATGACAGCTGATTGGCTAAAAACAATAAAGCCGCCAACTCATCCAACCACTGCTGACCAATCTTTTCTGCTCTTTCTTCCCAAGCATTGCGTTCTTGCCATTTTTTAACTGGAGAATAGGCTTTAGACAATTGCATGGTTTGATCAATAACAGTTTTTCTATACTTCTCATCAACCAAAGCCGCCAAAGTCAACAGACTCCCCAAAGCTGGATAATACTGAATATAAGACGCATTGTAGGCTGTTTCTATATATAATACGCCAGCAATGCCGGTTGCATCCACCTTATGTTTTTTTTCACTGGCCAAGAATGCTGCTTGATGTTTTTGTAGAAAGTCTTTGATTCTTTTTTGTGAAACATCATTCACATACGATTTTAAAATATCCCCTTTAGGTGCTCCCATGATGTGGTTCATCAACTTAAATTTTAAAGCCACTTTCTGAAAAGCAACTTGACTTGAAGTCAACGCATCAATCTGAGCATCTTGAATATGTCCCTTATACGGGCGTTTTTTTTGTTTTTTCTTAAGCTCAAGCTGCACGGTTTTAACGGCATTCTGCCAGAGCGTTTGATCAACATCATGATACTCGGTTTTAGCCAGGCTTAATGGTAAATATCCAGCCCAGATTGTAAACAGTATCAGTTTACGCATTATTAATGTTTTGCAAAGTTTGTATTTTGGGCACAAGTCTAATCAATTCCATTGGATTCATTTCTGTTAGATCAGGCCGTTGGTAAAGCTCATCTAAAGCATCTCTGAGCTTTTTTAAGGCAATATCATTATGCTCATCACCATATTTTATGATCATATCTCTTGCTCTGGAATAAATTTTTGCGGCTCCTCTGGGGTTATCTTGGGTAAGGTGATACAGAGAAACGGCAATTTGAATTAAGCCGCCATAAAAATCTTTGTCTTTTGATTGATCTTTTAGCCACAACTCATCTAATGTTGTTTGCGCAGACATAAATTTACTTTGATTAAAGTATTCAATAAACAACAAATACCGATCTTGATAAACCACGTACAATCATTATGCCTTAAAACTCATTATATTCAAAAAAAAAAGTATTGTATTTTAAGCACACATGGCTAACTCAAAGCTTAAGCTATTGCTTTAGGCACCATAAAAGCAAACAATTCAAACAAAACTTAAGCGGCAATACTTTGAATCACTTCTTCTAAAGACTTTTCATCAATCAGTTTTTCTTCTTTAAGTACATCAAATAGCGCATCAACAACACTGCCTTTGAATTGCGTGCCTTTATTTTTTGCAATTTCAGCCACAATATCTTTAATGGCCCAGGGTTCTTTGTAAGGACGCTTTGCACTGAGCGCCTCAAAAAAATCTGCTAAGGCTACAATAGAGGTTAATAAATCAATTTCATCTTCCACCAAACCTCTTGGATACCCCTTGCCATCTGGACGCTCATGGTGATCCCGTGCCATTGGTGCAAGGTCTTTGAGCTGAGGAATACTTTCTAATATATCACCGCCACGACCCGGGTGGGTTTGAATAATTTTTCTTTCTAAAGCACTGATGCGACCAGGTTTTTTTAAAATATCATCCGGGATACTAATCTTACCAATATCATGAACCATT
This window encodes:
- a CDS encoding sigma 54-interacting transcriptional regulator, whose protein sequence is MSENAKYDAVDQQKNLENMSLNWQRVENLRVTRKLVNALENLEIKSLYLVPANRRKDARKKYLGYGTKKMMFEAEVTFVLDEKSKLLEKIKSDANVWSNYKDDCIETLSEALLAEDTIVREDSLAFLQMACAVRIKDEVVGVLRCEGIVPGKPNDLTNAKIYEQLSHLKLDQKEFKTLVKTLPFFTSEKVAVVSNVLTMLSEEIGSFLEESVKSNESTEDSGQYNHSGLITRNPMILEIIRQIQLIGSSDSSVIIYGESGTGKELIANLIHKNSTRKGKPFVTINCAALTETILEAELFGYKKGAFTGATADKKGLFEVADKGTIFLDEVGEMSLSLQVKILRLIQEGTFMRVGDTEMRKVDVKVVSATHRDLRQMIELGKFREDLYYRLAVVELSLPPLRDRQKDIPILVNHFLQEFQKKTQKSEITLSSEALKVLEEYYWPGNVREMRNEIERLVALNASNSMIKTKDLSKKFFYESHPESMLVSNENEEGFIKKLVDDFERNLLLKYLRKHKWNKTQVAKLCGITRQGLNKKISKYNLDRRKF
- a CDS encoding DedA family protein; translation: MVSGVGIPIPEEIPLLFLSVLYYQERLSSPLWIALAIIAISVADFGLYSIGKYLGFKIFKHPFLKRNFNENTMHKVSHYIHRYGYKVIILGRLLLGVRSAIFLSSGILRMPRNKFIMYDLIASLISVSIFMLLSTLLLKRFDGELDQVQQFIQQYQSSLTLVALTCIGCIILLALFFRFFKKNRSSS
- a CDS encoding DUF309 domain-containing protein translates to MVYQDRYLLFIEYFNQSKFMSAQTTLDELWLKDQSKDKDFYGGLIQIAVSLYHLTQDNPRGAAKIYSRARDMIIKYGDEHNDIALKKLRDALDELYQRPDLTEMNPMELIRLVPKIQTLQNINNA
- a CDS encoding helical backbone metal receptor — protein: MVELQQYNGETLLLLEIPKKIVSLVPSVTETLIEWGKSPVARTQFCIYPKEKVKDIPHVKGTKNPDIEKIIQLSPDLIIANKEENRQQDIEHLKRHCPVWITYPEDIKSMLYYLEDLAKIVENKNKTDQDIKNVRQYFTVLQKKDKNKIACFIWKKPWMVAAGKTYISSLIESYCSNAFGHVERYPHIELSEIKKNSVDHIFLLTEPFCFNDTHRQELKVYFNEQGIDMPVSILNGENFTWPGPRSIEAIEEMKRVLN
- a CDS encoding lytic murein transglycosylase, translating into MRKLILFTIWAGYLPLSLAKTEYHDVDQTLWQNAVKTVQLELKKKQKKRPYKGHIQDAQIDALTSSQVAFQKVALKFKLMNHIMGAPKGDILKSYVNDVSQKRIKDFLQKHQAAFLASEKKHKVDATGIAGVLYIETAYNASYIQYYPALGSLLTLAALVDEKYRKTVIDQTMQLSKAYSPVKKWQERNAWEERAEKIGQQWLDELAALLFLANQLSWNQQFVYQIKGSWAGAIGYSQFMPATAMQYVKSKNFDFWSWPDSIEFTAKKLSKHHWHHDPRKALLKYNKVSWYGDVIMSIHEKLNPWWKSLSAKPEH
- a CDS encoding prepilin-type N-terminal cleavage/methylation domain-containing protein; this translates as MKTLNQNKLRAFTLIELMVTFVIGASLIAIATPAYLNYVKKARLSEGYLMLQKAVQGIYATHHKPLMIKIDGDTYFGEKRYPLGLTPLTSVGYVQNGITHRSYAPKPSKNNEIRIKINDPVCYQQDVQSKRCGAIQEFTPKIFDSMGFDLQVVGGNYKFLTKSYFIPSIRTHQELVNILTAEGYAAVYRKNNSFGSAIFQTSIVSVLADLDGDLDMTDDNDRVCANNVARFSLHSPRATYISRILYIDQNTGELQSSEGIIQENLGE
- a CDS encoding serine/threonine-protein kinase, with amino-acid sequence MQPVKFGKYMLVDMIASGGMAEIYKGFAKSADRKMYSIAIKRILPQFARDEEFVALLLDEAKVMVYMNHPNIVSIIEFGKVDETYYIAMEYVEGPTLQKLFKKVRAKNELLPVPIALFIVREIAQGLGYAHRKLDNDGNAMSIVHRDISPANILISYTGDVKITDFGISKAANQNHHTQVGIIRGKTGYMSPEQTRAGMEIDGRSDLFSLGVIMYELLTGRRLFKADSVPKALKMVREGHIPPISELRPGLPASLENIVYRALQRDPNERYQSGEEFCDALNEFLTKYSAAKNFMRVTHNDLQKYVHNYFAHSIEETRAFMQQYENIEETISRQMTASKNIEKTLTEPKVLVANPNFDGEALSSGAMNVDQLESSVITGASSSSIHSGTYTKAKELGYSSTYLWIKKLMLPVMIFVFTGIIVAGFMMKKNKNKNISSVEMPVFSSPEGAEIYIDNIRWPDKTPTKITLLEKKEVTILFKKQGYKNLIKVLNPTEDTQSLNVTLEEGSSVGTRGTVIVSTDPKGATVYLDGEKIEGTTPLEVKVAIGKDSKITIEKDGYKTAQTYVNMAELEVIEKSIILSRDDSNQYRVTPPKVNPLPKLGGKAPVRQAVARINLSVATTPWAEVYLDDKKVGVSPFVGLKVKPGRHKIRFENKQFDIKPMTVTVTFPKGTDIKCIYDLKERTGSCE